The following are from one region of the Natronosporangium hydrolyticum genome:
- the trxB gene encoding thioredoxin-disulfide reductase, producing MSGDEVRNLIIVGSGPAGYTAAVYAARANLNPLIIEGVQSGGALMTTTEVENFPGFPDGILGPDLMDQMRKQAERFGAELLTDDATAVELAGDVKTVSVGSTTYRARAVVLATGSAWRPLGVPGEQELLGHGVSSCATCDGFFFRDQDIAVVGGGDSAMEEATFLTKFARSVTIIHRRDEFRASRIMADRALQNPKIRVEWNTIIDEIVGADGSVTGVKVHDVATGQPRVLPVTGVFIAIGHDPRSELFKDQVTVDENGYVQVAAPATQTDVAGVFACGDLVDHTYRQAITAAGTGCAAALDAERYLAALD from the coding sequence ATGAGTGGCGACGAGGTCCGCAACCTGATCATCGTTGGCTCGGGGCCGGCTGGTTACACCGCCGCCGTCTACGCCGCGCGCGCCAACCTGAACCCTTTGATCATCGAGGGTGTGCAGTCGGGTGGCGCGCTGATGACCACCACCGAGGTGGAGAATTTCCCCGGCTTCCCAGACGGCATCCTCGGCCCAGACCTGATGGACCAGATGCGCAAGCAGGCCGAACGCTTCGGCGCCGAGCTACTCACCGACGACGCCACCGCGGTGGAGCTGGCCGGTGACGTCAAGACCGTCTCGGTGGGCAGCACCACCTACCGAGCCCGGGCGGTGGTGCTGGCGACCGGCTCGGCCTGGCGGCCACTCGGGGTGCCGGGCGAGCAGGAGCTGCTCGGCCATGGCGTCTCCTCCTGCGCCACCTGCGACGGGTTCTTCTTCCGCGACCAGGACATCGCGGTGGTCGGCGGCGGCGACTCGGCGATGGAGGAGGCGACCTTCCTGACCAAGTTCGCCCGCTCGGTGACCATCATTCACCGCCGCGACGAGTTCCGGGCCAGCCGGATCATGGCCGACCGGGCGCTGCAGAACCCCAAGATCCGGGTCGAGTGGAACACCATCATCGACGAGATCGTCGGCGCCGACGGCTCGGTTACCGGGGTCAAAGTGCATGACGTCGCCACTGGCCAGCCGCGGGTGCTGCCGGTCACCGGCGTCTTCATCGCGATCGGCCACGATCCGCGCAGCGAACTCTTCAAGGACCAGGTGACGGTCGACGAGAACGGCTACGTCCAGGTCGCGGCGCCGGCCACCCAGACCGACGTCGCTGGCGTCTTCGCCTGCGGTGACCTGGTCGACCACACCTACCGGCAGGCGATCACCGCCGCCGGCACCGGCTGCGCCGCCGCGCTCGACGCCGAGCGTTACCTCGCCGCCCTCGACTGA